In Thunnus thynnus chromosome 17, fThuThy2.1, whole genome shotgun sequence, the genomic window AGCACTTACCTATAGCCATAAAAATCTCATTGACATTCATAGCAGTCTTGGCTGAAGTCTCCATGAAGAGCAAACTGTTGTCATCTGCATATGCTTGTGCTtcctaaacaaaacaaaatacaacaagaTATAAACGTATCTCTGGGCAATTTGACAACatatatagatttttttccccaagaaTTTCATTAAAGAACTTCTATGTCAGACAGTAAAAATCCCTCTTTACCTGGAAATCTACAGCTCTCTTGTTGGCCAAGTCTGCTTTGTTCCCTGCCAGTGCAATAACAATATTCGGGCTGGCTTGTCGCTGGAGCTCCTTCACCCAGTTCTTTGCACGTGTGAATGTatccttttaaaaaagaaaaagtgcaaCATACGTAATCATGAGAcattgtgctttttaaaaaaaactttaaatcgCTGATGCCGTTTTTTTACATGTTACATGTGACTGTAGGATTTAAAAGAGCAAAGGTTTCTAGCCGTCTCCTGAATTAAGTAATCATCAACCCAAGCTGGAGGACAAGGGTCAGTTAACAAAATGGGATAAGTCTTTGGCTGATGTTCTGCAGAAGTCCATGTAACTTACTGTGTTGGTGATATCGTAGACCACGATGGCTGCCTGGGCTCCCCTGTAGTACATGGGTGCCAAGCTGTGATATCGTTCCTGTCCTGCAGTATCCCAGATCTCAAATTTGACTGTTGTGTCATCCAAACATACCGTCTGTGTGAGGAAGGcagctgaaaataaaagaaaagatatAAGATAAGTTCTTTTTGACAGACGGGAGGTATGTAGAATGCAGAAAATCACAGACTCGCTGTCTACAGGGCTGACGTGTCTGATCTAAACTGGAAAATTCCACAATTAAAGATAAGACGAAACGAGGAAAATCACACACGGTCGATTAGAAGATGATAATACAaagatttaaattaaatctgGGGAAACACGTTGCTATGTTGACCACAATATAGCATCATCTGGCTGTAGTGTAGTtgcaaaagctaaaaaaaaaaagaaagctttaTCCCCTTTGAAATGATTAGaataacaaaaacatcacaattAAGAAAACTAAAGTAAAAACATAGTTTATAAATGACAAAAGGAGGCACAACTGCATTTGACTGGCTTACTCAGCCCACTGTCACATGACAGAGGAAACTAAGCACACTTACGTAGCACATATTTTAAAGCTTTGTAATCTTTGACCAGGCATG contains:
- the rab5c gene encoding ras-related protein Rab-5C, encoding MAGRGGPARTNGTAASNKICQFKLVLLGESAVGKSSLVLRFVKGQFHEYQESTIGAAFLTQTVCLDDTTVKFEIWDTAGQERYHSLAPMYYRGAQAAIVVYDITNTDTFTRAKNWVKELQRQASPNIVIALAGNKADLANKRAVDFQEAQAYADDNSLLFMETSAKTAMNVNEIFMAIAKKLPKNEPQGGAGAGGRARGGVDLQEAAPQGRSSQCCGGGN